GGGGACAATCATCATACACCCGATGGATCCGGATGTCCGACTCATCGCGTCGGCCATAAACGCTCCGCCCCCTTCGTGTGTGACCAGAATAGGTTCAATCTGTTTAGATTTATTCAGTTCATCATAAATCTCAGTATTGTGAACTCCGGGAATTCCAAAAGTGTGGGTAACCCCTACCTGCTCCAAAGAAAAAACAGTAAGTTGCGCGCCGGTCTTTTTCATCACATTCCTCGTTTTGAGTGCATTTAGATATTTAAAAAAATCATTATGAACTTTCCCCTCCTTCTCAAGGAGGGGATTAAGGGGTGGTTAGTTTTACTATATCAAAACTGAAATAATTAATCCGTTCAGTTTTTTATGTTTCTCGCTGAATCTCGCAGATGAATTCGCAGAGTACACTGAAATTCTGAATTTCTATCAATTCAACATAAAAAGAGAGCATTCTTCATCTTAAGAAACAAAAGAATTCAAACACCCCTCTTAATCTCCCCTTTTTAGGGGAGATTTGCATTGCTGATCTCAGAGATTAGTTCACATCCAACCCCGCTTCTTTCCCAGCCACCCTTCCGGTCAGAATACAACCACCCAGAAATGTGCCTTCCAAAGACCTAAGCCCGTGAATACCGCCTCCACCAAACCCGGCCGCTTCACCTGCAGCATAGAGTCTGGGAATCGGTTCACCGGTTGCATTCAACACTCTGCTTTGGAGATCGGTCTGAATTCCACCCAGGCTTTTACGGGCTAAAATAAACTCCCGTATCGCAATCAGCGGATAGGCTTTTTCATCATCAATCTGTTGAAACTTGCAGGTTCGTAGGCGATCTCCCATAAATTGTCTCAAATGTGCAATTCTCCTCAGCTGCTCATCATTCATATACTTTTTACCCCGGGAGATATTCTCATCATACGACCGGACCTCCTGCTCAAGCAACTCTCCATCAACTGATTGGTTTCCGTTCAATTCGTTCATCTTCTGCGCTAGTTCAGAAACAGAGTTTGCCGTCACAATATCGATGCTTTCTCCCAGCAGCCGGTTCGTCAATTTCTTGTTTCCAAACAGAAGCGTTTTGATCACCTCAAGACGTTTTTTATCGCGAAATGCAGTCATATACTCCGATCCCGAAACAGCCAGTTCCCGTTCCATAATTTTCCTGTTCATCACCTGCCAGGAGTATTGACCGGGCTGCTTGCAAATCTGCTCCACCAGATAGCGAGTGTCGTACGAGGTCACAAGCGGAATCGGGCCTATTCGCTTTCCATGTGCATTTACCCAAAGCGCCGATTTTGGCGGAATCAGGCTCAGCCCGTGGTGCGGTTTTCTGGGATTTGGGTGATGTATCCCCGCAGCGTAGTGAAACTGTTTTTCGAGATGCGTTACATTTCCACCTGCCTTTTTCACGGATCGATGCATACCTCCATCCGCGTATTTGTGGGAACCGGTTAGCATTTTTTCAGGCGGATCACCCCACGGCTTGTACCAGTGCTTGCGAACTACATCCAGGTCACCACAGATACCGCCCGCAGCAATAATCACCGCACCGGATTCCACGCGGAATTTCGTTTGGTCCGCTTCAATTAAACCGTGACAGCCGGTTATTTCCCCATCCTGCGAATCCAAGTCCTCCACTTTATGATTGTAATGAATCGTCAGGTTACCACGATTGGGATGTTCATCCATATGATGAATCAGGGCTTCCATCAGTCCGTGACCTGTTCCCCAGGTGATGTGCCAGCGCGGGACGGAATTCCCCGGTTTGAAGAGTCCACGCTCCGGCCAGTTGACCATCGCCAGAAATGAAACTCCGCGATTTTTCAGCCATTCATAGATATACTCCAACGAACTGTAAGTATAAAACTCCGCCCACTTTTTCGGCCAGTCTGCATCTTCTTCAAACTCAGCGAAAGATGTCCAGTCTTTAAGCGCCAGCTCAGGTGTGTCATTGATCTTCATCCTTTTCTGCTCAGGTGTGCCGATCATACAGATGCCGCCAAACGACCACCTTGCCAGTCCACCCAGATTCTCTTCATCATCCCGATCCAGAATTAACACTTTTTTGTTCTGATCGAGCAGTTCAATAGCAGAAACTATCCCGGCAATTCCTCCACCCACAATGGCTACATCTGCTTTGTATAGTTGATTACCCATAAAACAGCATTCAATTTCTAAATGTAGTTTGAAATAGTCACATAAATACTTTAAAAACCAACTAAAATCTTCGTTTATGTTAAATCAGAATAAACATGGTTATCCTTTTCGTTTCTCGCAAATTAGCGCAGATAAATCCGCAGAACCTCGCAGAATTTCTGCGTAACTTTGTGAGAATGGAATCAGATGTCATTTAATGCTATGTATAAATTTCATTAATCTATCTCGTTTTTGACAGTAGTGAATTAGTGTAATTGAATTTCATTACACTATCAGACATATCACTCTACTTATTCTTAAACCGGCCAACATTTGAAAAAAGTGTCCAAAATGAGATAAACAAAACCGCAAATAATCCGAACGAAACAGTTGACCCGAACGACAAATCGAACTCGGTAATACCTTCGATTAATCCGGCTAACAACCCACTCATAAAACCTGCTGACACAATTGTAACCCCAAAGCGCATTAACCGATCAATGAAATCAGTATTCGGATACTTCTCTGTGGAGAACCTTTCCCTTATTGATGAGCCATCCGTCTCTGAACGGTCTTGATCCGGTGTTTTACGCTTTTTTGTCTTCTCCGTTTCCATAATTCGTTTCTATGAATCTCAATTTTCAAATTCAGAGTAATTGTTTTTCATTACATTAACAAAAATGTACCGATCGATTTGCCGGTACGTATCGATATTATGAATAATTCAAATTTCCTGGAAATGCTGAAAGTTGCTGTTGCTCAAATAACTCCTGTATGGCTTGATAAAGCCGGTACCCTCAAAAAAGTAAAAGAACAGATCCAGCAAGCCGGGAAGGCTGAGGCCGACCTTGTTGTATTTGGAGAGGGAGTTGTTCCCGGATATCCTCATTGGATCGGTTATACTGACGGTGCCGCATGGGACTCAAAGGTTCAAAAAGAGATCCATGCCCACTACGCTAAAAATGCCGTACAGATTGAGAATGGAGATCTCAATGAGATCTGCCATCTCGCTCAGATCTATGAAATTTCGGTCTATTTGGGTATCATCGAACGACCCGCCGATCGTGGCGGTCATAGCCTCTACTGTTCCCTGGTCTATATTGATCAGACCGGAGAGATTAAATCGGTTCACAGAAAACTGCAGCCAACCTATGAGGAACGGCTGACCTGGTCACCCGGAGATGGAAATGGACTTCAAGTTCATCAGCTGGGAGAATTTACGGTGGGCGGACTGAACTGCTGGGAAAACTGGATGCCACTCCCCCGCGCAGCACTCTATGGACAGGGCGAAAATCTGCACGTGGCAGTCTGGCCGGGAAGCTACAGAAATACGCACGACATTACACGTTTTATCGCTAAGGAATCGCGTTCATACGTGATCTCCTGTTCCGCACTCATGACCAAAGAGGATTTCCCAAAAGACATTCCTCACTACGACCTGATTATGGAGAATGTGCCTGATGTGCTCACTGATGGCGGATCATGTATATCCGATCCCAGAGGCGAGTGGATTGTGGAACCCGTTCAAAACGAGGAGAAGCTGATCACTGCTGAAATTGACATCAACCGGGTTCTTGAAGAGCGACAGAATTTCGATCCAAGCGGACACTATTCACGTCCTGATGTAACCAAACTGACGGTGAATCGGGAAAGGCAGTCCGTTGTACATTTAAAGGACGAATAAATTCACTCTAGCATATCCTCATTTGCAGTTTACGAGTTACAACATATCACCGAAACAAATTCCACAACTGGCTTTTAGTCTGATTCTGATTTCAGTTCTCTCAATTTCAGATGCAGTAGCCCAGGACTGGCGTTTTTCAGCCGGATATTCCATTCAGCGATATGGACTCGAAATTACACCCAATCCCGATTATCTGGGTGACATTAGCTTTACTCAAAAAGGCGTTCTGGAATTGGAGCTCGAGAAATATTTTGCCCATCACATCTACCTTAGCGGAAATGGTGGAGTTTTAATTAATAACAGTGAATCTGCTTTTCACGGCGGCCCAATTAACTTTAACCGTACATCCATTGGGTTGAATCTCGGTTTACAGTGGAACAGACTTGGACTCTATACTGGTGTTCACGGCGCTTATTCGTGGAATATGAATTTCCGAGGATATTCTACAGATGACTATGATTCATCGATTTATTGGATTGAGTCTGACAAAAATGATGAACTTTTCAGTGGTGGTTTTACAGTTGGAGCAAAGTATTATCTGCTCAATTTTTTCAGATTACATGCAGAGATAAAGTCACATCACTACTCTCAACATACCATCCGACCCAATCCGGATTCACCATACATTCCAACTACTTCAGAAATTCAATTCAGGCCGGTTACCGTTTCCCTGGGTTTTTCAATCAGTATTCCCTGGCACAGCAAAAGCAAACTGGAAAAGTATAATAGCGGTTCAAGGTCATCACCACTGATGAGTGTAAGCGGATTGCAGATACAATCTCCGATGGAAAGAAGTATAGTAACTTCGCCCTTTGGTTACCGATGGGGACGTCCCCATGAAGGTATCGACCTGGACGCCGATCGAGGAGATCAAGTGCTGTCTGCAGCAGATGGTGTAGTTGAAGAAACCAGTTATTCAGCCAGCTATGGCCGGAAAATTGTAATTCGACACGGCAGGGAATACACTTCAACATATGCCCATTTAAATGAAATTTCAGTTCAGGAAGGTGATCGGGTTAGAAGGGGTCAAGTGATTGGGCAAGCGGGCAATAGTGGTAATGTTACCGGTGTTCATCTGCACTTCGAAATAAGAAAAAACGGGCACCCTGTTGACCCTCAGGATTACATACGTTTCTGACGCATCAATACAACAGTTGTAAAATCTGCTCAAAAATGTATTCTAACTTGATATCGATCTCCCAATTTATGTAATTGTTTGAGACGGCCTTCAAAAATTCGTTGAATTATCGTTGTGTGTTCAAGTTTACTAACGAATTCAACTTCTAAGCTCTGCAAAAATCCCCAATCATCTAACAGACATCTCTATGCCTAAAGCTACTATTTTCTCTTCATTTATCATTTCTATGCTCACCTTTCTGGCAGTCTCGGTTTATTCCGGTGACGTAAAGGGACAGTCAGATTCAGATATTTACTTGATTTCGGATGAACTCAATGACCGGGCAAAGAATCTTCAGGCTTTAGTTGAGTACATGGACGAAAAGGGTTACAACTTTAAACCTTTGGTAGAAGATTCAAGGTTTGAGCTGTATGAAGGTATAACCGAAAGGTTTACAAGTTCAGCAGAGCGCAGAACCCCCACCCTGGACGAATACAAACAAATACTCGGCTTTGACGCTAAAAAAAGTGAAATCCAGCAGTTTATCGTCAACAATCAGGAACAGTTGATAAAGGCTGAGCAGGAGTATGATATTCCCCGATATGTAATTGCCGCAATTATTGGTGTTGAATCAGATTTTGGAAGAAACATCGGTTCTTACAATCCTTTGAATGCCTATGTATCGATGATTGCTGAAGATTATCGAACAGAATTTGCCCGTGCCCAACTGGAAGAGCTTTTAAAATTTACTGAGCGTCATGAATTGGATGTTTTTGAACTGAAATCGAGTTATGCCGGGGCAATGACATTTGCCCAATTTATCCCGTACTCCTTAAACCGCTGGTGGGTTGGGTCTGAACTATTTAATATGGATAATAATATTCTATCTGTAGCCAACTACCTCGCTCACTTCAAAAATGTTACCGGAAGTGTGGAACGGGCGGTTTATCGGTATAATCCGAGCCAGCTTTATACGGATGCGGTTCTGTCACTCGCTTCTGATGCCGAGCAGATGTTTGAGTAATTTTTTGTAAGCACTCATTAATCTATTAATACCAGACCTGTCAGGTTTCCAAAACCTGACAGGTCTTTTTTTTGAAACGCCAATAAACTCCGCTTCACTAAGTTTCACGAAAAATTCTTAATGCACTTATTCCCTATTCTAACGATCCGCCAGTGGCGGATCCAATGTCATTAGCCCCGGCTGAAAGTCGGGGAATAGCGTCAGTATCAAATTAAGAACCCCAAACGGGGTTCAATGCTACTTCTTCGTGAAACTTCGAGATTACCTGCCTTCGTGGCAAATTCAACCCGACACTAATTAGCACCAAACAAAAAAGGACAGCCTGAATGAATCAAACTGTCCTTATTCTGGTAATTCAAATTTATAGAGACGCTGTCAGGTACCGAATGCTTTCGGCACGCTGACAGGTCATTGCATTAGTTGCCCAACATCTGTAATCCCGGTAGGCCTGTTGGCTCGGGCGACTGAAATGGAAACGGCCCGACTGTTTGCATTCTCGGCCACACCTCATTGAGTGTATCACCCTCATACAGACGGCCATTCTTCATCACCATGTTTATGCTGTCAGAATTTCTAAGATTATCCAGCGGGTTACGGTCCAGAATGACAAGGTCAGCCAGCTTACCCGACTCAATAGATCCGACATCACCATCCAGTCCAAGTGCCTCAGCCCCCTGAATGGTGGCGATTCTCAACGCTTTGTGAGGATCCACATCATCCCAGGCCATTGCCCAAAGCTCCCAGTGGTAACCGAGTCCCTGCAGCTGGCCGTGACTACCCACACCGTTCATTCCACCTGCATCGTAGATATCCTCCACAATTCGCGAATGGCGATCCATCACGTAAGCATCATCATGAAACCATCCTGCACTTCTTCGGAGCGCTTTACCTTCAAGCTCTGCCCGCGGTGTGAAATACTGCAGTTTTGGATTATTTGCTGCATCCTCATGGGCATAAAAATAGTTTTCCGCCCACGGTCCACCATATGTAACAAGCAGTGTCGGTGTATAAGCCATTTGCGACTCGGCCGTCACCTTGATCACATCTTTATATACCGGCGAAATTGGGTAGTTATGCTCCTGCCCCGGATAGCCATCAATCAGCATCGTCATGTTCAGCTTCATGTTGAGCGAGCCTTCCGTAGTCGGCATCAGCTCCTGCTCTTTGGCAGCCTGAAGAATCCACTGACGCTGCTCGCGGTTACCGGCCACATACATTTTGATCGTTTTTGTATCGTAATATTTACTGTATCGGGTCAGTACATCACGCGCATGATCCAGATCCTGAATATTTTCTGACCAGAAGACGCCCGGTCCGGTTTGATAAATTCTTGGACCGATAATGTTTCCGGCCGTCACCTGATCGGAATAGGTAATCAAATCCGTTGTTCCGGTTTGAGGGTCACGCAGAGTGGTAACACCGTACGCCAGATTCGCAAGGAACGACCAGATCTGTGGCTGATGCAGATTTCGGTACGGACGAACATGCGCGTGGGTATCCACAAACCCCGGCACGATCGTCTTGCCGCTCATATCACGTACATCCGCATTCGATGGAATATCAACGGAACCGCGCTCACCTACCGCTGCAATTCGGTTGTTTTCAATTACCAGATCGGCATTTTCGATGATCTCGTATCCGTTCATCGTAACTACGGTAGCACCGCGAAGTGCAAGTACTCCTTCAGGTGTGTCGCGATTGGCCATCACTTCAATCGTCAGCTCTTCAGCCTTGTAATCTTTTGGACGGTCACTGTCTTCCTCTTCTTTTTCTTCGGCCTCTTCTTCATCAGCCGCCTCAGAATCATCGCTTTCTTCGTCCTCTTCAGCGTCGTCCTCCTCACCCTTTTCATCATCATACTGCTCTTGTTCGCGCTTTCTTTCAGCTGCAGCATCCAGGTTATATCTGAAATGTCCATTTCCTATCGACCAGTGAACGGTTCGGCCGTCCCAGCTCCATGCCGGAAATTGTCCACCGATGTCGGTCAGCTTAATAGAAGGAAACGCTGCCCGATCCGGATTGGCAACGCTGATGGTTTGCGCTTCACCGGCACGAGGTACGGTTACCGTATAGATATCACTGCCAATTTCCGCCAGTGCCTGATCTCCTTCCGGTGCCATCAAAATTGTGGAGGCACGGGTAGGACTGGTTGAGCCGGGAGACGTTGGACCGGTTACCCGAAGATGTTCACGTTCATCAGTTCCATCATACCGGATTGAGATCAACCCGCGCGACGAGTGGTTCAGGTAAATTCGATCACTATTTTTGATAAAATGAGGATTTCTTCTTCCATCCGTGCTTGCAATAAAGTTTGCATCACTGCCGTCGGATGAAATCCATATTAAATCATCTGCAGAAAATGGCACAAATGGTCCCGGTGCAGATGTAAAGTTACGCTCGCTGCCGCGTACAGCTACGATTCGATCCTGTGTCTTCGACCACGCCAGCTGCTGATACACCGCCGATTGATTAGTTAAACGCTCAGCATTTCGCCTGCCATCAGCACGCTTGCGGTAAATATGTCCGCCTTCATCAGGATGCCAGGTCGCAAAGGCAATCCATCGGCCATCGGGCGACCATGTTGGGAATGCCTTCACACTGTTCAGTTCAGTAAGTTTTCTTGGAGTTCCATCCGGCAGATCCATGACATAGAGATCATTCAAAACAGTAAACGCGAGCTGTGTTCCATCTGGAGAAGGAACCGCATCGCGAACCTGACGAACCACAAACTGCTCGCTATCCTCAATCGGGTATTTAAATTCCAAGCGCGGCCCCAACTCAATTTCTGTGTCTACTTCAAAAGGAATCTCCACAGCATCACCCTCTGCATCAACCGGAATTTTCCAGAATTTTCCGCCGTATGTTGTAACTACATGTTGATTGTCGGGTGTAAACGACATGGAGGGAAGCACATCACGGGTTGCTCGGCTCTCCTGATCATCCCGCTGGATCGGATAAGCCAACCAGCGCTCTTCACCTGATTCCAGATCACGAAGTACCAGTCCCGTCTCATTTTCGTGACGTGTTCCGTAAACCAGCCACTTTCCATCCGATGAAAGAGTTGGGCGGAAGGCCGATCCGGTTCGAGCTGTCTGGGTATGCCGCTGACCGGTCTCCAGATCTACTTTTGCAATCTGATACTGTGGTAAAATCGCGTTATAGCTCCAGTCGCCTGTCCGCTGTGAAAACCATAAATATTGATCATCTCCTCCAAATGCCGGTTCAATGGATTTTAAATTATCCGGAGTATCCATGAACTCAGTTCCGTTTCCGCCATCTACATGATACATCCAGAGTTTATGAACACCGCTTCTCAGACCGGTTCGGGCCGCGATGATGTATTTTCCATCCGGTGTAAAAATGGGGGATTGCATACGGTAATTGTTGCCGCTTGTCCGCTGTTCGGTTTCCATGGTTTCCAGATCTAAAATCCAGACGTTGTCTCCGCCGCTTCGGTCCGAAATAAACACAATTTTATCTCCGTCCGGGTTGTACGATGGTTGTGCATCAAATGCCATTCCGTGGGTGAGCTGTACCGCCTCTCCCCCTTCGATTGGAAGCTCAAACAGGTTCCCCATAAATTCGAAGACCATTTTTTCTCCGGAGGGATGAATATCCAGCGACATCCAGGTTCCTTCATTTACCTGAAGATGAACAGAGCGGTCCGGTTCTATTTGTAGATCTTTATGGCTTGACTCCTCTTCGCCCTGGGTTGATTGTCCCAATGCGACAGATGTGAGCCCAAACAGCACCGTAAATAGTGCTACTGATAGCAGTCGTATCAAATTCTTCATGTTGATTGATTGGTTTTTGTTGTGATTTATCGAGCTTATAAAATTCTGAACTGTACATTTAGATTGCAAAAACGTGAATACCCACCATTGCGAGGCTGTGTAAAAAAGCCACTGAAGTACAGAAATCCACGGAGGAAACAAACCATTCCGAGATTCCGTGGCAATATCATATAACGTCAACAAAGAACATAATAAATGAAGCCCGACCTATTTGTAAAAATGATGCCGAATTCAGGGAATCCCTTAAGATATCTGCATCTTAAAATTATTATTATTATATGTCCTATTGTTCGATTTGAGGGTGATTTATTGGATTACAAACGATGATCTACCTGAAAGAAATAACCAATGCTTGACCTGTTACAATCAAAATTGAAGCACTAAATACAAACAAAGGATTAACTTAGAATATCTATCAAATACCAGTTCCCTTCCATGTGGAGTGCTTTTACGACATAGGCAGGGGTGGGTAGACGCTGTCAGGTACCGAATGCTTTCGGCACGCTGACAGAACAAATCAAACCGAACATAAAGAAGTAGAAAAAGGAGATAACCTGAATTCAATCTTAACTTTAGAATAGATCACTCCCCTCCTTAAAAATGAGGGGACTTTTTGAGTTCAAAATTTGACTCAAAAAATCAAACTCTAGCAAAAAACATACGGAGCTACCAAACATGAAGAGACCTACAGAGGGCGGATTAAAGCACATGAGAGATTTCATGGCTGAACTGAATCTGCAAGAAGACGAATTTGAATTCTATGGAAAATATACCGGTAAAATCAGGTTGAAAGCCCTGAAAAATCGTGAGAAAGAACAGGATGGAAAACTGATTCTGGTTACGGCGATCACTCCCACTCGCGCGGGAGAAGGAAAAACACTGACCAGCATTGGTCTGGGACAAGGACTTCAGGAGATTGGGAAAAATGCGATGATCACTCTTCGTGAGCCATCTATCGGACCCGTTTTTGGAATGAAAGGCGGAGCGACCGGGGCCGGTGAATCGGAAGTATTGCCGATGGAGCGGATCAACCTCCACTTTAATGGGGATATGCACGCTATCACAACGGCACATAACCTGTTGGCGGCAATCGTAGATAACCACCTTCATCAGGGTAATGATTTAGAGATTGACCTTACCCGTCCGGTTTGGAATCGTACACTGGACATGAACGAGCGTGCGCTGCGAAACGTCGTGATCGGTCTTGGCGGATATCCGAACGGAGTACCGAGAGAATCCAATTTTATCATCACGGCCGCTTCTGAGATTATGGCCGTACTGGCACTTACCGAGAATCGAAAAGATCTGAAACGACGACTTGGAAATATGATTATCGGATATACCCGAAGTGATGAGCCGGTTCGGGCAAAAGATCTTCAGGCGGAGAAATCCCTGGCCGTGGTTCTGAATGAAGCGATTATGCCTAATTTGGTTCAGACAACCGAAGGTGTCCCTGTACTGGTTCACGCCGGACCGTTTGCAAACATCGCACACGGAACCAACAGCGTGATAGCCAACCGAATGGCGCTCAAATTTGCGGATTACGTCGTAACGGAAGCCGGATTCGGAGCTGACCTCGGAGCGGAGAAATTCTTCGATATCGTGGGGCGGCAGACCGGAATCTTTCCATCGGCCGTGGTCCTGGTTGCTACCGTAAAAGCACTGAAGTGGCACGGCGGTGTGGGCATGGACGACATAAACAAAGAAGATGTGACCGCACTTGAAAAAGGAATCGTAAATCTGGAAAAACATATCGAGAATGTCCGAAAATTTGGAGCAAATGTGGTGGTAGCCATCAATCGGTTTGATGACGACACCGATAAGGAGATCGCCTGGATTCAGAATTGGTGCTCACAACAAGGTGTGGCCTGTGTCCCCCATACGGCATTTAAGGATGGCGGAAAAGGAACCGCAAAGCTGGCTAAAGAGGTTGTGAAAGCGGCAGAAACGCCTTCGGATGTTAAACCAATTTACGATGTTGAGCTTCCGGTTGAGGAAAAAATCATGACCATTGCGAAAGAGATTTACGGTGCTGATGATATCTATTTTGAAACGAAAGCTGAAAAAGAGCTGTCCCGTTTCAAGCGGATGGGCTACGACAAACTGCCGGTCTGCATCGCCAAAACACAGAGTTCACTGAGTGATCAGAAAAATAAATTGGGTGCACCCAAGGACTGGACACTGACGGTGACAGACATTCGCCTTTCAGCCGGAGCGGAGTTTTTGGTTGTTGTTTGCGGAAACATGATGCTAATGCCCGGCCTTCCAAAAGTACCCGCCGCCTACAATATGGACGTGGATGAGGAAGGAAACATCAGCGGATTGTTTTAAATGATTAAGCCACGGAATCACAGAATTGCACGGAAGAGTTTCTATGTATCATTCCGTGTTTCTGTGGCAATTGTTTAATCTATGACGCTGTCAGGATCCGCCTACCGGCGGAACGCTTACAGGTCTTTTGAAGAAAAATAAAACCCCTTTAATCTTACGACTGAAGGGGTTTTTATCTTAAACAGTATTAGCTGATAATTCTGTACTAATCCTCACTTTTATTAAGGAACATGGCATCCACGGAAAACCTGCCGCTGCCCATAAGTGCAAGTGATAACGTAGTAATTAACATTAATAAATCAACCCGAACGCCTGCACTCGAAATATCGAAATCCCCCAGTTTGGTAGTAAAAATTGCCACTACCATAATGAAGGCTAACAGTAAATTTGGAATGCGAGCTTTGACCCCAAAAAGTACCATAAGGCCACCTACAAATTCCGTCAAGGCTACAACCCATGCCATAATACCTGCCATTGGTATACCTAAATCACCAAAAAATCCCTGCACACCTTCAATGCCATTCAGTTTGCCCCAACCGGCTACTACAAAAACCAATGCTACACCGATTCGAAGCAGCAATAACGCTAAATCATGATTTTTTGATAGAGTTGAGTCGTTCATATCTGTCTCCAGTTTGTTTTGGATTAATTGTTTGATATCAAACTACTTCTATAAATTAATCCGAAAGTTGAATTTTGCAAATTGTTGGAATGACCTATTCATGGCTTACATATTCAAGCCGGGAATTTA
This is a stretch of genomic DNA from Rhodohalobacter barkolensis. It encodes these proteins:
- a CDS encoding peptidoglycan DD-metalloendopeptidase family protein; the encoded protein is MQFTSYNISPKQIPQLAFSLILISVLSISDAVAQDWRFSAGYSIQRYGLEITPNPDYLGDISFTQKGVLELELEKYFAHHIYLSGNGGVLINNSESAFHGGPINFNRTSIGLNLGLQWNRLGLYTGVHGAYSWNMNFRGYSTDDYDSSIYWIESDKNDELFSGGFTVGAKYYLLNFFRLHAEIKSHHYSQHTIRPNPDSPYIPTTSEIQFRPVTVSLGFSISIPWHSKSKLEKYNSGSRSSPLMSVSGLQIQSPMERSIVTSPFGYRWGRPHEGIDLDADRGDQVLSAADGVVEETSYSASYGRKIVIRHGREYTSTYAHLNEISVQEGDRVRRGQVIGQAGNSGNVTGVHLHFEIRKNGHPVDPQDYIRF
- a CDS encoding carbon-nitrogen hydrolase family protein, which encodes MNNSNFLEMLKVAVAQITPVWLDKAGTLKKVKEQIQQAGKAEADLVVFGEGVVPGYPHWIGYTDGAAWDSKVQKEIHAHYAKNAVQIENGDLNEICHLAQIYEISVYLGIIERPADRGGHSLYCSLVYIDQTGEIKSVHRKLQPTYEERLTWSPGDGNGLQVHQLGEFTVGGLNCWENWMPLPRAALYGQGENLHVAVWPGSYRNTHDITRFIAKESRSYVISCSALMTKEDFPKDIPHYDLIMENVPDVLTDGGSCISDPRGEWIVEPVQNEEKLITAEIDINRVLEERQNFDPSGHYSRPDVTKLTVNRERQSVVHLKDE
- a CDS encoding FAD-binding dehydrogenase, which produces MGNQLYKADVAIVGGGIAGIVSAIELLDQNKKVLILDRDDEENLGGLARWSFGGICMIGTPEQKRMKINDTPELALKDWTSFAEFEEDADWPKKWAEFYTYSSLEYIYEWLKNRGVSFLAMVNWPERGLFKPGNSVPRWHITWGTGHGLMEALIHHMDEHPNRGNLTIHYNHKVEDLDSQDGEITGCHGLIEADQTKFRVESGAVIIAAGGICGDLDVVRKHWYKPWGDPPEKMLTGSHKYADGGMHRSVKKAGGNVTHLEKQFHYAAGIHHPNPRKPHHGLSLIPPKSALWVNAHGKRIGPIPLVTSYDTRYLVEQICKQPGQYSWQVMNRKIMERELAVSGSEYMTAFRDKKRLEVIKTLLFGNKKLTNRLLGESIDIVTANSVSELAQKMNELNGNQSVDGELLEQEVRSYDENISRGKKYMNDEQLRRIAHLRQFMGDRLRTCKFQQIDDEKAYPLIAIREFILARKSLGGIQTDLQSRVLNATGEPIPRLYAAGEAAGFGGGGIHGLRSLEGTFLGGCILTGRVAGKEAGLDVN
- a CDS encoding lytic murein transglycosylase, producing the protein MPKATIFSSFIISMLTFLAVSVYSGDVKGQSDSDIYLISDELNDRAKNLQALVEYMDEKGYNFKPLVEDSRFELYEGITERFTSSAERRTPTLDEYKQILGFDAKKSEIQQFIVNNQEQLIKAEQEYDIPRYVIAAIIGVESDFGRNIGSYNPLNAYVSMIAEDYRTEFARAQLEELLKFTERHELDVFELKSSYAGAMTFAQFIPYSLNRWWVGSELFNMDNNILSVANYLAHFKNVTGSVERAVYRYNPSQLYTDAVLSLASDAEQMFE
- a CDS encoding amidohydrolase family protein translates to MKNLIRLLSVALFTVLFGLTSVALGQSTQGEEESSHKDLQIEPDRSVHLQVNEGTWMSLDIHPSGEKMVFEFMGNLFELPIEGGEAVQLTHGMAFDAQPSYNPDGDKIVFISDRSGGDNVWILDLETMETEQRTSGNNYRMQSPIFTPDGKYIIAARTGLRSGVHKLWMYHVDGGNGTEFMDTPDNLKSIEPAFGGDDQYLWFSQRTGDWSYNAILPQYQIAKVDLETGQRHTQTARTGSAFRPTLSSDGKWLVYGTRHENETGLVLRDLESGEERWLAYPIQRDDQESRATRDVLPSMSFTPDNQHVVTTYGGKFWKIPVDAEGDAVEIPFEVDTEIELGPRLEFKYPIEDSEQFVVRQVRDAVPSPDGTQLAFTVLNDLYVMDLPDGTPRKLTELNSVKAFPTWSPDGRWIAFATWHPDEGGHIYRKRADGRRNAERLTNQSAVYQQLAWSKTQDRIVAVRGSERNFTSAPGPFVPFSADDLIWISSDGSDANFIASTDGRRNPHFIKNSDRIYLNHSSRGLISIRYDGTDEREHLRVTGPTSPGSTSPTRASTILMAPEGDQALAEIGSDIYTVTVPRAGEAQTISVANPDRAAFPSIKLTDIGGQFPAWSWDGRTVHWSIGNGHFRYNLDAAAERKREQEQYDDEKGEEDDAEEDEESDDSEAADEEEAEEKEEEDSDRPKDYKAEELTIEVMANRDTPEGVLALRGATVVTMNGYEIIENADLVIENNRIAAVGERGSVDIPSNADVRDMSGKTIVPGFVDTHAHVRPYRNLHQPQIWSFLANLAYGVTTLRDPQTGTTDLITYSDQVTAGNIIGPRIYQTGPGVFWSENIQDLDHARDVLTRYSKYYDTKTIKMYVAGNREQRQWILQAAKEQELMPTTEGSLNMKLNMTMLIDGYPGQEHNYPISPVYKDVIKVTAESQMAYTPTLLVTYGGPWAENYFYAHEDAANNPKLQYFTPRAELEGKALRRSAGWFHDDAYVMDRHSRIVEDIYDAGGMNGVGSHGQLQGLGYHWELWAMAWDDVDPHKALRIATIQGAEALGLDGDVGSIESGKLADLVILDRNPLDNLRNSDSINMVMKNGRLYEGDTLNEVWPRMQTVGPFPFQSPEPTGLPGLQMLGN